One genomic region from Dermacentor variabilis isolate Ectoservices chromosome 6, ASM5094787v1, whole genome shotgun sequence encodes:
- the Ifrd1 gene encoding interferon-related developmental regulator 1, whose translation MPKGKKKSKAGGTLRGSRLEAGLAPSSSDDESNADTASVLSCASESRCGSEGTVGEAEVEDGVLHDDFEDKLKEAIEGTSQKSAKGRLSCLEAIRKALSNRYLYDFLIDRPTTICDFVERGLRKGRGEEQGVSATLAALACVHYGAGEEAAALFQTLLQPLTTLLLDKAQPPSVRAKCATALGLCCFVAESDNYPEVQSCMESLWQALSGAKPSTGSSPATVVHSAALLAWGLLLTVAPLDRLLAQAKSNMARLQELLESSDLDLRIAAGEVIAIIYEVARDYDDNFEEPSDALCNQLRQLATDSQKFRAKKERRQQRSTFRDVYRAVHEGSSPDISVKFGREVLELDTWSRKLQYDAFCQLLGSGMNLHLAANELLRDIFELGPVIAADDHIISKVTKFERHMVNLASCRARTKTRNRLRDKRADVYA comes from the exons GTGGCACCCTTCGGGGATCCCGGCTTGAGGCCGGCCTGGCACCCTCGAGCAGCGACGATGAGTCCAACGCTGACACCGCCAGCGTGCTCAGCTGCGCTTCAGAATCTCGATGCGGCAGCGAAGGCACCG TTGGTGAGGCGGAGGTGGAGGATGGTGTGCTTCATGATGATTTTGAAGATAAGCTGAAGGAAGCGATTGAAGGGACATCTCAGAAAAG TGCCAAAGGACGCCTGTCCTGCCTGGAAGCCATTCGCAAAGCTCTGTCCAACAGATATCTGTATGACTTTCTCATTGACCG GCCAACAACTATTTGTGACTTCGTGGAGCGTGGCCTGCGCAAAGGCCGGGGCGAGGAGCAAGGCGTATCTGCTACCCTGGCCGCACTGGCCTGCGTTCATTATGGAGCTGGCGAGGAGGCAGCCGCCCTCTTTCAGACGCTACTTCAGCCATTGACCACTTTGCTCCTGGACAAAGCACAGCCACCATCAGTGCGAGCAAAG TGTGCAACAGCCCTTGGCCTGTGCTGCTTCGtggcagagtcagacaactatcCA GAGGTGCAGAGCTGCATGGAGTCCCTGTGGCAGGCGCTGTCGGGGGCCAAACCATCAACCGGCAGCAGCCCTGCCACCGTGGTGCACAGTGCTGCTCTCCTGGCCTGGGGTCTGCTGCTCACCGTGGCGCCCCTGGACAGGCTGCTGGCACAGGCCAAGAG CAACATGGCCCGACTTCAAGAACTGTTGGAGAGCTCGGATCTGGACCTGCGCATTGCGGCTGGGGAAGTGATTGCCATCATCTATGAAGTAGCCAGAGACTATGATGAT AATTTCGAGGAACCATCGGACGCCCTCTGCAACCAGCTCCGGCAGCTTGCCACCGACAGCCAGAAGTTCAGAGCAAAGAAAGAGCGCCGTCAACAACGCTCCACTTTCCGCGACGTCTATCGTGCTGTCCAT GAAGGGTCCTCGCCAGACATCAGTGTGAAATTCGGTCGCGAAGTCCTCGAGCTGGACACTTGGAGCCGCAAACTGCAGTATGATGCCTTCTGCCAACTGCTGGGATCAGGCATGAACCTCCATCTGGCT gCCAACGAGCTCCTGAGAGACATTTTTGAATTGGGTCCTGTAATAGCAGCTGATGACCACATCATTTCAAAAGTAACAAAATTTGAGAGG CACATGGTGAACCTGGCAAGCTGCCGCGCCCGGACGAAGACCCGCAACAGGTTGCGCGACAAGAGGGCCGACGTCTACGCCTGA